Genomic window (Allostreptomyces psammosilenae):
TCGTCTCTCCCGTGCAGCATGGTCCGAGAGCGTAGGCGAGTCGTGGGAACGGGCGGCCGGCCGTCCGCCTGTGGGACGGCCGGCGGTCACCCGGCAAGCGGTCACATGGGCGGCGGTTACCTGATGGCGATCCCCCGCCGGCGGTCACCGGACGGTGAGCACGATCTTGCCGCGGCCGTGGCCGGTGGCCAGGTCGCGGTGCGCGTCGGCGGCCCGGTCCAGTGGGTAGGTGGCGCGCAGCCGGGGCCGCACCGCCCCGCGCCGGTACAGCTCGACGAGTTCGGCGAGCCGGGCGGCCGTGCGGGTGCCGCCCCAGTCGCGCAGGCCGAGCCGGGCGGCCTCTTCGGTGGCCACCATGGTGATCACCCGGTCGCGGTCCCTGGTCACCTCCACGGCGGCGCGCAGGCCCTCGGGGCCGGCGGCGTCCAGTGCGGCGTCCACCCCGCCGGGCGCCAGCTCGCGGATCCGCTCCACCAGTCCCTCGCCGTAGGCGACCGGCACGGCGCCGAGTTCCCGCAGGTAGTCGTGGTTGGCGGGGCTGGCCGTGCCGATCACGGTGGTGGCGCCCCAGGCGCGGGCGAGCTGCACGGCGAAGGTGCCGAGTCCGCCGGCGGCGCCGCCGATCAGCAGGGTGTCGCCCGGTCCGACGCGCAGTTCGCCCAGCGCCAGGTGGGCGCCCTGCCCGTTGCCGGAGAAGCCGCCGGCGATCTCCCAGGGCATCTCGGCGGGCTTGGCCACCACCTGGTCGGCCGGGACCACGACGTACTCCGCGTAGCCGCCCAGGAGGCCGAAGCCGAGGACGTCCTCGCCGACGGCGCGCCCGGTGACGCCCTCGCCGAGCTGGTCGATCGTGCCGGCGAACTCGTTGCCCGGGACGACCGGGAACCGCGGCGTCACCCCGGGTGGGGACCAGCCGCCGCGCACCCCCAGGTCGAAGGGGAGCACTCCGGCGGCCCGGACGGCGATCCGCACCTGGCCGGGGCCGGCCACCGGCACCGGCAGGTCCATGGGGCGCAGCACCTCGGGGCCGCCGAACTCGGTGAGCGCGGCCGCTCGCATGGTCATGGGGACTCCTCGCTGGTCGGTGGTCGATCGACGGTTGGCACTCGGGGGCTCAGGGACTTCGGTGGGGCTCAAGGGCTCCACGGCTCAGGGGCTTCGAGGTTCAGGGGCTTCGAGGTTCAGGGGCTTCGAGGTTCAGGGGACCAGCACGGCCTTGCCCACGGTGCCCCGCTCCCGCAGGGCGGTGTGCGCGGCCGCCGCCTCGGCCAGCGGGAACTCCTGCACCGCGGGGACGAGCCGGCCGGACGCGGCCTCCGCGAGCGCGCGCTCCTCCAGGCCGCGCAGCCCGCCGGGGGCCCGGAGCAGGCGGGGGCCGAGGGCCACGGTGGCGGTGAGCAGACGGTCGTAGAGGTCCCGGGTGGTGACCTCGGTCGGCGCGCCGGCCGACCAGCCGAACATGACCAGCGTGCCGCCCAGGCCCAGCAGTTCCATGGCCGCCCGGCCGGCGGCGCCGCCGACGCCGTCGAACGCCACCGTCACGTCCTGGCCGCGCAGCGCCTCGCGCACCCGGGCGGGCCAGTCCTCCTCGGTGTAGTCGACGGCGACGTCCGCGCCCAGGGCGCGCACCCGCTCGACCTTGGCCGCGCCCCCGGCCACCCCGACGACGGTGGCGCCGACCCCCCGCGCGGCCTGCACCAGCAGGGTGCCGATGCCGCCGGCGGCGGCCGTCACCAGGACGACGTCGTCGGGCCCGACCGGTGCGACGTGCAGGATGCCGAGGGCGGTCCGGCCGGTCCCGATCATGGCGACGGCGGTGGAGAAGGCCATGCCGTCGGGCAGCGCGTGCACGGCCTCCACCTCGCGGACCGCCAGCTCGGCGTAGCCGCCGTTGGCCAGGCCCAGGTGGGCGACGACGCGGCGGCCGAGCCAGCCGTCGTCGACCCCGGCGCCGACCCGGTCGACCACACCGGCGACCTCGCGGCCGGGGGTGATGGGCAGTTCGGGGAGCGGGAAGGGCAGTTCCTCGGCGGATCCGGCGCGCAGGGCGGTGTCCAGGAGGTGGACGCCGGCGGCCCGCACGGCGATCCGCACCTGCCCGGGGCCCGGCTCCGGGTCCGGGACGCTCTCCAGCCGGAGGTTCTCGGCCGGGCCGAAGGCGTGCAGTCGGATGGCGTGCATGAGGGGCGCTCCGTTCGTTCGGCACCGCGGCGGGGCCGCCGCGGACAGCAAGGAAGCTACGGACGCGCCCGGCTGCCCCGCCTCGGTCGGATGACTGGGTCGGTGACCGGCCGTCGACCGGCCCGCGGACCCAGTCGGGTGACAGAGGCGCCGACCGGCCGCCCGTCCCTAGCGTCGCGGACATGACGAACCGACTCCCCGAACCGCACGACACACCGTCCCCCGCCACCGACGCCGAGCCCCCCGCCAGCGCCACCCCCGCCCCTGCCCCCGCCACCACCCCCACCACCGACGCGCTCGCCCCCGCCGTCGGGCGCACCCGCTGGGGGCCGATCGTCGTCGTGGCGCTGGCGATGCTGATGGTGACCCTGGAGACCAGCCTGTCCGCGGTCACCCTGCCCGCGATCGGCCAGGACCTGGGCGTCCCGGTCGGTGCCACCACCTGGGTGCTGCTGGCCCACAGCCTGCCGATGGCGGCGCTGTCCATCCCGGCCGGGCGCTGGGTGGACCACGCCGACCACCGGGCGGTCTTCCTGCTCGCCGTCACCGGCGTCGGACTGACCAGCGTCCTCGCCTCGGTGGCGCCCTCCTTCTGGCTGCTGCTGACGGCCCGCGTGCTCCAGGGGGTCACCGGGGCGCTGGTGGTCGCCGTCTACATGCCGATCGTCGCCGGCAGCGTGCGGGTGGAGCAGCGGGGCCGTGCGCTGGGCTACGTGGCGACGATCATGCCGGTGGGTTCCATGGCCGGGTCCTCGCTGGGCGGCCTGCTCGCGGACGCCGCCGGCTGGCGCCCGGTCTTCCTGATCAAGCTTCCGGTCCTGCTGGTGGTGCTGTGGCTGGGGCACCGCCTGCTGGCCCGGGGGCGGGCCGGCCTGCCGGCGCCGGACCGCTCGACGCTGGCCGACGCGCTGCTGCTCGGCGGCGCGGTCACCACGCTGCTGCTGGCCCTCCAGCGCGTGCCGGAGGGTCAGGCGCCGCTGGCCGGGCTGCTGGCGGTGGTCGCGGCCGGGCTCGCCGTGTGGTGGGCGCGGCTGGGTTCGTCGCGGCCGGTCATCGCGCTGGTCCGGCGCCCGGCGTACGCGCTGCCACTGCTGTCGGTGCTGCTGATGGGCTCGTTCGTCGGGCTGTCGCTGTTCCTGCTGCCGTTCTTCGTCGCGGAGGTGCTGGACCACGGCCCCGCCACGATGGGGGTGGCGATGATGTTCTTCGTCGGCGGCCTGGCGCTGGGCTCGCCGATCAGCGGGGCGCTGGCCGACCGGCTGCCGGCGCGGCTGATGGTGGCGGCGGGCGGGGCGATGAGCCTGGGCGGGATGGTCTCCACGCTGGCGCTCGGGCCGGGGGCCGGCCTGGCCGACCTGTCCTGGCGGCTGGCCCTGATCGGTCTCGGGCAGGCCGTCTGCCACGTTCCGACCAACACGGCGTTGCTGGCCGCGGCCCCGCCGGACCTGATCGGCACCTCCGGTGGGGTGTCCGCCACGGTCCGCACCGTCGCGTTCACGGTGGGGCCGGCGGTGGCCGCGCTCGCCTACGCCGTCGCCGACGGCGGCGCCGAGGGCTTCCGTGCCGGGGTGGTGGTGCTGGCGGTGCTCCAGGCCCTCGGGGTGCTGGTCGGCGTGGCGGGGGCGCACCCGGCCCGCACGGCCCGCGCGGCCCGTCCGGCCCGCACCCGCGGCGGCGTCGGCTGAGGCTTGACGGCCGCCCGCCCCGGGCCCGACCGCGCCCGGTTCCGCGGCGGCACCTTGGCGACGACCCGCATCAGCGGCGTCACCATGGCGGTGGAGACCAGGGCCATCAGCGCCAGGGCGGTGAACAGCCGGTCGTCGATGATTCCGGCCTGCCGCCCCATGCCGAGGATGACCACCTCGGTCAGCCCTTTCGCGTTCATCAGGATTCCGAGTCCGCGCGCCTCGGCGGACGACAGCCGGAAAAGCCGCGCGGTGCCGGCCACGCTGAGGAATTTCACCGTCCAGGTGACGGCCAGAAACGCGGTGAACTCCGCGAACCCGATCCAGCCGAGTTTCCCAAGATCGAGGGAGAGGCCGGTGGAGACGAAGAACACCGGCAGCAGCAGCGTGCCGATCTGCCGGAACGGGACCTGCACGTCGCGGCGGAGGGCCGGGGTGGTGCGGCGCGGAATGACCAGGCCGAAGGCGAAGGCGCCGAGCGCCGGATGCACGCCGACCGAGGCGGTCACACAGGCGGACAGGAACAGCCCGGCGCTGATCGCGACGAACAGCAGCGAGGAGTGTTCCCGCCGCTCCTCCCGCCGCACCAGCCACGCCAGCGCCGGGCGCACCAGGAACACCATGGCCAGCGCGTACGCGGTGAGCTGCGCCAGCACCAGCAGCAGCCGCCGCGGACCGTGCGCCCCGGCCGCCAGGGTGAGCGCGATGACCATGCACCAGGCGAACAGGTCCCCGGCGGCCGCCCCGGCCATGGACATCGCCCCCACCCGGGTGTGCGCGATCCGGCTGTCCACCAGCACCCGGACCAGCACGGAGAACGCGGTGACGCCGAGCACGGTGCCGACGAACAGCACGAACACCCCGGGCGGCACGTCGTGCCCGCGCAGGTGGTGGCGCAACGGCCCCTGCCGGGCCAGCAGCACGGAGGCGAGCGCCACGCCCACCGCGAACGGCCCGGCCACCGACACGGCGGCGACCGCCGTGAGCGCCGGGCCGTGCCCGCGCAGCAGCCGGAAGTCCAGCTCCCACCCGGCGGTGCACAGGAACAGCACCAGCCCCACCGTGGCGATCACCGCCAGGTGGGGGCGGGCCTGGGGCGGGAACACCAGCAGCGGCAGCCGGTCCCCCAGGTCGCCGGGCAGCAGCCGGAGCAGGCTCGGCACCAGGAACAGGCCGATCGCGATCTCGCCCACGACCGTCGGCTGCCGCACCCGCCGGCACAGCGGAACCAGCAGCACCCCCGAGAGCATGACCACGGCGATGCCGGCCAGCACCACGTGCACGGCGCACGACGCGTCCGTCTCCACCACTGCCCCTCCCGCCCCCACCCGACGACCGGACGCTCCGCGGAAACACGCCGCGCCCCCCTCGCCCAATCGGGATCACCGCGAATCCCACAGGAAAGATACGGTCCCCCGGGAATGCCCGATCCTTCCGGCCGCGCATTTCACCCGTACGGGTTCCGCGCGGCCTGAATTAGTCGCCCGCCCCGTCGCTCGCGTCACTCTCCCCACGTTTCTCACCATTTCTCCGAGGGAAACCCGCCCGCGCCGTGCGCCCGGAATCCCGAAGACCGGGAAACGCCCGTCCGCCCGCCCCGCCGAACCCCGCCCCCGCCACCGCGGCAACCACCGCCGTGCGATCCGCCACCAGCCTCGCGTCCGTCATCCGCCCGCACCGGCCCCCACCCCCCACCACGCTCGAACATCCGGCCGAAATAACGCCCTTCCGCAACCGGGGCCGGAAATCGCCGTTTCCCCACGAGGCCACCGGCGGCCATGTGATCATTCATCACGTCGGAAATCCGCATCGTCGGAAAGGGACAGACGTCGTGGCACAACCGTTCGAACTCCCGGATTTCTATGTGCCGCATCCGGCGCGGCTGAACCCGCACCTGGAACAGGCCCGGGAGCACAGCACGGCGTGGGCGCGCCAGATGGGCATGCTGGAGGGATCCGGCGTGTGGGACCAGCGCGACCTGGACTCCCACGACTACGCCCTGCTGTGCGCCTACACCCACCCGGACGCCTCCGCCGAACGGCTGTCCCTGGTGACCGACTGGTACGTCTGGGTCTTCTTCTTCGACGACCACTTCCTGGAGAAGTTCAAGAAGACCCAGGACCGGGCCGGCGGAAAGGAACACCTCGACCGGCTCCC
Coding sequences:
- a CDS encoding NADP-dependent oxidoreductase; protein product: MTMRAAALTEFGGPEVLRPMDLPVPVAGPGQVRIAVRAAGVLPFDLGVRGGWSPPGVTPRFPVVPGNEFAGTIDQLGEGVTGRAVGEDVLGFGLLGGYAEYVVVPADQVVAKPAEMPWEIAGGFSGNGQGAHLALGELRVGPGDTLLIGGAAGGLGTFAVQLARAWGATTVIGTASPANHDYLRELGAVPVAYGEGLVERIRELAPGGVDAALDAAGPEGLRAAVEVTRDRDRVITMVATEEAARLGLRDWGGTRTAARLAELVELYRRGAVRPRLRATYPLDRAADAHRDLATGHGRGKIVLTVR
- a CDS encoding zinc-binding dehydrogenase, with the translated sequence MHAIRLHAFGPAENLRLESVPDPEPGPGQVRIAVRAAGVHLLDTALRAGSAEELPFPLPELPITPGREVAGVVDRVGAGVDDGWLGRRVVAHLGLANGGYAELAVREVEAVHALPDGMAFSTAVAMIGTGRTALGILHVAPVGPDDVVLVTAAAGGIGTLLVQAARGVGATVVGVAGGAAKVERVRALGADVAVDYTEEDWPARVREALRGQDVTVAFDGVGGAAGRAAMELLGLGGTLVMFGWSAGAPTEVTTRDLYDRLLTATVALGPRLLRAPGGLRGLEERALAEAASGRLVPAVQEFPLAEAAAAHTALRERGTVGKAVLVP
- a CDS encoding MFS transporter, producing MTNRLPEPHDTPSPATDAEPPASATPAPAPATTPTTDALAPAVGRTRWGPIVVVALAMLMVTLETSLSAVTLPAIGQDLGVPVGATTWVLLAHSLPMAALSIPAGRWVDHADHRAVFLLAVTGVGLTSVLASVAPSFWLLLTARVLQGVTGALVVAVYMPIVAGSVRVEQRGRALGYVATIMPVGSMAGSSLGGLLADAAGWRPVFLIKLPVLLVVLWLGHRLLARGRAGLPAPDRSTLADALLLGGAVTTLLLALQRVPEGQAPLAGLLAVVAAGLAVWWARLGSSRPVIALVRRPAYALPLLSVLLMGSFVGLSLFLLPFFVAEVLDHGPATMGVAMMFFVGGLALGSPISGALADRLPARLMVAAGGAMSLGGMVSTLALGPGAGLADLSWRLALIGLGQAVCHVPTNTALLAAAPPDLIGTSGGVSATVRTVAFTVGPAVAALAYAVADGGAEGFRAGVVVLAVLQALGVLVGVAGAHPARTARAARPARTRGGVG